In the genome of Ignavibacteria bacterium, one region contains:
- a CDS encoding GNAT family N-acetyltransferase, whose protein sequence is MKIAKTIKGKNCSLKLFEKDDKNLLECINKVFHDENITGLLNPAYPLQSNKRKVSAWIRKCVENPVEYWYAILSGRTYIGYVCFKWKKHYDKACEVSTAMLSEFRGLKLGFESSKILVDYIGTLGKFDYAVAFSSKNNKKAQNNLRKIGFRKSKRLFKVIEKEFYNENEPNPHDSKYILLAYNFNR, encoded by the coding sequence ATGAAAATTGCAAAAACCATAAAAGGAAAAAATTGTTCTTTAAAGCTGTTTGAGAAAGATGATAAAAATCTTTTAGAATGTATTAACAAGGTTTTTCACGATGAAAATATAACCGGGTTACTAAATCCTGCATATCCTTTGCAATCAAATAAAAGAAAAGTTTCTGCATGGATAAGAAAGTGTGTGGAGAACCCCGTCGAATACTGGTATGCAATTCTTTCAGGAAGAACCTATATTGGTTACGTTTGCTTCAAGTGGAAGAAGCATTATGATAAGGCGTGTGAAGTTTCAACTGCAATGCTAAGTGAATTCAGAGGGTTAAAATTAGGATTTGAGTCTTCGAAAATACTAGTTGATTATATCGGCACACTTGGCAAATTCGATTATGCAGTAGCTTTTTCAAGCAAAAACAATAAAAAAGCCCAGAACAATCTTAGAAAAATTGGTTTCAGAAAGTCAAAAAGATTATTTAAGGTTATAGAAAAAGAATTTTATAATGAAAATGAACCCAATCCACACGACAGTAAATACATTCTTCTTGCATATAATTTTAATCGTTAA
- the lolA gene encoding outer membrane lipoprotein chaperone LolA yields the protein MKLYQIIFVFFALAFTGVTLAQDAQEIIKKTQDTYRDISDAKATFSQSVKPGGSSSGTIYIQKQDKYRIETKGQTIVTDGVTSWSYSPKKNQVVIDNYKNDKNTFSPNKFLFNYPEEFYSDLEGEEKAGGVDCFVLKLTPRSKGSIKSAKIWIDKNDYIIRKITISSSESTSTYTLNNIDLNPGLSSSKFTFSPPSGVEVIDLR from the coding sequence ATGAAACTATATCAAATTATTTTTGTGTTTTTTGCCTTAGCATTCACCGGCGTAACCTTAGCACAGGATGCACAGGAAATTATAAAAAAAACGCAGGATACTTACAGAGACATAAGTGATGCAAAAGCAACCTTCAGCCAATCAGTTAAGCCGGGAGGCAGTTCTTCAGGTACAATTTATATTCAAAAACAGGATAAATACAGAATTGAAACCAAAGGTCAGACAATTGTAACGGATGGTGTTACATCGTGGTCTTATTCACCTAAGAAAAATCAGGTTGTAATAGATAATTACAAAAATGATAAAAATACTTTCTCACCGAATAAATTTTTGTTCAATTATCCTGAAGAGTTCTATTCGGATTTGGAGGGTGAAGAGAAAGCCGGTGGTGTTGACTGCTTTGTTCTTAAATTAACTCCAAGAAGTAAAGGTTCGATTAAATCTGCTAAAATCTGGATTGATAAAAATGACTATATCATTAGAAAAATTACTATTTCAAGTTCTGAATCTACATCGACTTATACTTTAAACAATATTGATTTAAATCCGGGTTTGAGTTCATCGAAGTTTACTTTTAGCCCGCCATCGGGAGTTGAGGTAATTGATCTCAGATAA
- a CDS encoding S41 family peptidase, whose amino-acid sequence MTNKKILIPFIIILIGLSIFVGMKIQVAQSDDKIGGQVRKFNEVLNITSRYYVDEVDSQKLTEEAIKGMLQDLDPHSVYITPEQLKRVNEDFQGSFEGIGVEFDIINDTITIVSPISGGPSEKLGIQAGDKIIKIDGTNAIKMTREDVPKKLRGQKGTKVNVTIKRAGTAQPLEFEITRDKIPLYSVDASFMYDNEIGYIKVSKFSATTYDEFVQAMNKLSSQGMKKLLLDLRGNPGGYLDQSFKMASLFIPKGKKIVYTKSRVPEFNEQYDSQGGPYADIPLIVLVNGGSASASEIVSGAMQDWDRGLIVGENTFGKGLVQRQFDLSDGSAFRVTTARYYTPVGRLIQKPYDGGTYKNQLLEELTEGENIFHNNDNADSTRPVFKTFGGRTVYGGGGITPDFVVRLDTLALYTVQMRRVNLIYEYVENWMKENRKKVETGYSSYNDFRDRFVVDEQMLTALTDLAAQKNIPYVSEDFQRDVEYLKTAVKSQIARDIWGNEGSYAVFVHTDDQFRKAITLFDDAIKLANLSK is encoded by the coding sequence ATGACAAATAAAAAAATTTTAATTCCCTTTATAATAATTCTTATCGGACTGAGCATTTTTGTTGGAATGAAAATTCAGGTTGCTCAATCTGATGATAAAATAGGCGGACAAGTAAGAAAATTTAATGAAGTTCTTAATATTACTTCAAGATATTATGTTGATGAAGTTGATTCTCAGAAGCTGACCGAGGAAGCAATAAAAGGAATGCTTCAGGATTTAGACCCGCACTCAGTTTATATTACTCCCGAGCAGTTAAAAAGAGTTAACGAAGATTTTCAGGGAAGTTTTGAAGGAATCGGAGTTGAGTTTGATATAATTAATGATACAATTACAATTGTTTCTCCAATCAGCGGAGGTCCTTCCGAAAAACTTGGCATCCAAGCAGGTGATAAAATCATAAAAATTGACGGCACAAATGCAATAAAAATGACTCGTGAGGATGTTCCTAAAAAGCTTCGCGGTCAAAAAGGCACAAAAGTTAATGTTACAATAAAAAGAGCAGGAACTGCGCAGCCGCTTGAGTTTGAAATTACAAGAGATAAAATTCCGCTTTACAGTGTTGATGCATCATTTATGTATGACAACGAAATCGGATATATAAAAGTATCGAAGTTTTCTGCAACCACTTACGATGAGTTTGTTCAGGCAATGAATAAGCTAAGTTCTCAGGGAATGAAAAAACTTCTTCTTGATTTGCGCGGTAATCCCGGCGGGTATCTCGACCAGTCATTTAAAATGGCAAGTTTGTTTATCCCAAAAGGAAAGAAAATTGTTTATACAAAGAGTAGAGTTCCTGAGTTTAATGAGCAGTATGATTCCCAAGGTGGACCTTATGCCGATATTCCGTTAATTGTTCTTGTAAACGGCGGTTCAGCATCAGCAAGCGAGATTGTTTCCGGTGCAATGCAGGATTGGGACAGGGGTTTGATAGTTGGTGAAAATACTTTCGGGAAAGGTTTGGTTCAGAGACAATTCGACCTATCGGATGGTTCTGCATTCAGAGTAACTACGGCAAGATATTACACTCCTGTCGGAAGATTGATTCAAAAGCCTTATGACGGCGGAACATATAAAAACCAATTGCTTGAAGAATTAACAGAAGGCGAAAATATTTTCCATAATAATGATAATGCTGATTCAACAAGACCTGTATTCAAAACTTTTGGCGGAAGAACAGTTTACGGCGGCGGTGGAATTACACCTGACTTTGTTGTCAGATTAGATACATTAGCCCTTTATACAGTTCAAATGAGGAGAGTAAATTTGATTTATGAATATGTCGAGAACTGGATGAAAGAAAACAGAAAGAAAGTTGAGACAGGTTATTCATCATACAATGATTTCAGAGACAGGTTTGTGGTTGATGAACAAATGCTTACTGCATTAACCGACCTTGCTGCTCAGAAGAACATTCCTTATGTAAGCGAAGATTTCCAGAGAGATGTTGAGTATCTGAAGACTGCAGTAAAATCTCAAATCGCAAGAGACATATGGGGCAATGAAGGAAGCTATGCAGTTTTCGTTCACACTGATGATCAATTCAGAAAAGCTATTACATTATTTGATGATGCAATTAAACTTGCAAACTTAAGTAAATAA
- a CDS encoding T9SS type A sorting domain-containing protein produces MKIKLLILLSALFVFSILNSVKVSAQDLNVTSSGDIPPGIYDDVNISGSSVATLTGNITIKGSLTFADASVINTGSFRITFSNTSSTPVESSAKGYIIGTAVMQERAIGTQSFEFLGIRMASGSDLGNVSVTRITGASGRVILGSSSGINCRWNISSSKGDRTAREISFLWLESLGNGKNHSLSTIWKFDGNNWNQVGNPSYSAMGDPYVTGPVVSNPVSEWTISDVSSPLPIELDEFIASTIKNEVILDWVTGHELNNSHFVIERVRLNSGGEYQGDFGEVAMMQGAGTTNNITRYKYIDRNLETGKYLYRLNQVDYNGNNQYFWLSTEIIVGVPNKFALSQNYPNPFNPVTKISYEIPEDLNVSMKVYDLIGREVAELVNGNKTAGYHVAEFNGTNISSGIYFVRLIAGNYTSIKKISLIK; encoded by the coding sequence ATGAAAATTAAATTACTGATTTTACTTTCCGCATTATTTGTTTTTTCAATTTTAAATTCGGTAAAAGTTTCCGCACAGGATTTAAATGTTACATCATCGGGTGATATTCCGCCGGGAATTTATGATGATGTGAACATATCGGGTTCCTCTGTTGCAACTTTAACGGGAAATATAACAATAAAAGGTTCGTTAACTTTTGCAGATGCATCTGTGATAAATACAGGTTCATTCAGAATTACATTTTCAAATACTTCATCAACCCCTGTTGAAAGCAGTGCCAAAGGATATATAATTGGCACGGCAGTTATGCAGGAAAGAGCAATTGGCACACAAAGTTTTGAATTTTTGGGAATAAGAATGGCTTCAGGCTCTGACTTAGGGAATGTTTCTGTTACAAGAATAACCGGAGCAAGCGGCAGAGTTATTTTAGGTTCATCATCCGGAATTAATTGCCGATGGAATATATCTTCATCTAAAGGCGACCGCACTGCAAGAGAAATAAGTTTCTTATGGCTCGAAAGCCTTGGTAATGGAAAAAATCATTCTCTATCAACAATATGGAAGTTTGATGGCAACAATTGGAATCAGGTAGGTAATCCTTCTTACTCTGCTATGGGTGACCCTTATGTAACCGGTCCGGTGGTTTCAAATCCTGTTTCTGAATGGACAATTTCCGATGTTTCCTCCCCGCTTCCGATTGAGCTTGATGAATTTATTGCGAGCACAATAAAAAATGAAGTTATACTTGACTGGGTTACAGGACATGAGCTTAATAATTCTCATTTTGTAATTGAAAGAGTAAGATTAAATTCAGGCGGTGAATACCAGGGTGACTTTGGTGAGGTTGCAATGATGCAGGGTGCAGGAACAACCAATAACATAACACGTTATAAATATATTGATAGAAACCTTGAAACAGGAAAATATTTATATAGATTGAATCAGGTTGACTATAACGGTAACAATCAATATTTCTGGTTAAGCACCGAAATAATTGTCGGCGTGCCTAATAAATTTGCTTTATCACAAAATTATCCAAATCCGTTCAATCCTGTAACAAAAATAAGTTATGAAATTCCTGAGGACTTAAATGTATCTATGAAAGTTTATGACTTAATAGGCAGGGAAGTTGCTGAACTCGTGAATGGTAATAAAACCGCAGGATATCATGTTGCAGAATTTAACGGGACAAATATATCATCAGGTATATATTTTGTAAGATTAATTGCGGGCAATTATACTTCGATTAAAAAAATAAGTTTAATAAAATAA
- a CDS encoding DUF3108 domain-containing protein encodes MNKFPCLNIAILLVLLNSASLNAQEKVLEVGEELTYEVYFGFIKLGKVNFKVTNTFTENKKEFYTAKAEMKSYEGVPLVNVNYIFETTMQNDKQDVKNEKKEVFSTSFYSTEFKNKSISRIEYDFDYDKREIKVMKETDNEISDSMKVKFDENIRYQDGLSIFYNARLQSFSNKNYNMPVFVNDKVSSLKYSFNINEDIVDIDMFDYDVKAIKIAGVADFVGVMGLTGEFAGWLSADDYRIPLKASFNVIIGSITLELINYKRTNWTAPKFE; translated from the coding sequence ATGAATAAATTTCCCTGCTTAAATATCGCAATACTTCTTGTTTTGCTAAACTCTGCCTCGCTTAATGCTCAGGAAAAAGTTCTTGAAGTTGGCGAGGAGCTGACTTATGAAGTTTACTTTGGGTTTATTAAGCTTGGAAAAGTTAATTTCAAAGTTACAAACACTTTTACCGAAAATAAAAAAGAATTTTACACCGCCAAAGCGGAAATGAAAAGCTATGAAGGCGTCCCTTTAGTAAATGTCAATTACATTTTTGAAACGACTATGCAAAATGATAAACAGGATGTTAAAAATGAGAAGAAGGAAGTATTCTCAACCTCATTTTATTCAACCGAGTTTAAGAATAAATCTATTTCAAGAATCGAGTATGATTTTGATTATGATAAACGCGAAATTAAAGTAATGAAAGAAACCGACAACGAGATAAGCGATTCGATGAAAGTAAAGTTTGATGAGAACATCCGCTACCAGGATGGACTTAGCATTTTTTATAACGCCCGTCTTCAGTCATTTTCGAATAAAAATTACAATATGCCCGTATTTGTTAACGACAAAGTGTCATCATTAAAATATTCATTTAATATAAACGAAGATATAGTCGATATAGATATGTTTGACTATGATGTTAAAGCAATAAAAATTGCAGGTGTAGCAGACTTTGTGGGAGTTATGGGGTTAACTGGGGAGTTTGCGGGATGGCTTTCGGCTGACGACTACAGAATACCGTTAAAAGCTTCATTTAACGTAATAATTGGCAGCATTACTCTCGAGCTAATCAATTATAAGCGCACTAACTGGACAGCCCCGAAATTCGAATAA
- a CDS encoding lysylphosphatidylglycerol synthase transmembrane domain-containing protein: MSQNKKKILKFLFFFLLIFFFMYLAFKDISFSELLEELKKTNYFWAIIGSLIGVLIGGAIRAYRWRYFLNPIKKDIGFQNLFSSMMIGYMMNSIVPKSGEISRPVIIAKMEDISKAASFGTIIVERVFDMLSLLISFGFCLFFFKAEISLAFEGYNLEQYALYASIIVLIIVLVMILMIFNLEKSERIINKLTVKFLPERFQEKIHKIFISLINGFLFIRNPRSYFMIGVLTVLLWTSYVVSAYVSFWAVGINLTIFDANFLLTIITFTLVLPLPGNSAGAYHFFCTAVLVSYGINRETALTYATITHLLNFIFLVGIGFYYSIKENIKLKDKL, encoded by the coding sequence GTGAGCCAAAATAAAAAAAAGATATTAAAGTTTTTATTCTTTTTCCTGTTGATTTTCTTTTTTATGTATCTCGCGTTCAAGGATATTTCATTTTCCGAACTACTTGAGGAATTAAAAAAGACAAATTATTTCTGGGCTATAATTGGTTCGCTAATTGGTGTCCTGATAGGAGGCGCAATCCGTGCTTATCGCTGGAGGTATTTTCTTAATCCAATTAAAAAAGATATTGGTTTTCAGAATCTTTTTTCATCGATGATGATTGGCTATATGATGAATAGCATCGTTCCTAAGTCAGGTGAAATATCACGTCCTGTCATTATTGCAAAGATGGAAGATATATCAAAAGCCGCATCGTTTGGAACAATTATTGTTGAAAGAGTTTTTGACATGCTTTCGCTTTTGATTTCGTTTGGGTTTTGTCTGTTCTTTTTTAAGGCGGAAATTTCTTTAGCATTTGAAGGATATAACCTGGAACAATACGCTTTGTATGCTTCGATAATTGTCCTTATAATTGTTTTGGTTATGATTCTGATGATATTTAATCTTGAAAAATCTGAACGCATAATAAATAAGCTGACGGTTAAATTTTTACCTGAGAGGTTTCAAGAAAAAATTCATAAAATTTTCATTTCACTTATAAACGGATTTTTGTTCATCAGAAATCCGCGAAGTTACTTTATGATTGGTGTGCTTACCGTTTTACTCTGGACTTCATATGTAGTGTCTGCTTATGTCAGCTTCTGGGCAGTTGGAATTAACCTCACGATTTTTGATGCAAATTTTCTTCTTACTATTATAACATTCACACTCGTCCTTCCTCTCCCCGGAAATTCTGCCGGGGCGTATCACTTCTTCTGCACAGCAGTTTTGGTAAGCTATGGTATAAACCGTGAGACTGCACTTACTTATGCTACCATAACCCACCTTCTAAACTTCATTTTTCTTGTCGGAATCGGCTTTTATTATTCTATTAAGGAAAATATTAAACTCAAGGATAAGCTATAA
- a CDS encoding polysaccharide biosynthesis protein codes for MDIRNKKVLILGGWGLVGSAIARKIVEEKPKQIILTSLKENEAKEICAELSKEFKKPKNYFLPWWGNIFVRNIFKDLPRNKYLDDENKRSILIQDIIDELDDKIYKSSSLYALIKQFKPHVIIDCINTATAIAYQNTYSAYKDIFRQTSDKKNTDYERLKSSVEKSISSSYIPQLIRHVQILNNAMAEFKTKIYVKVGTSGTGGMGLNIPYTHSEEKPSRVLLSKAAVAGAHTLLLFLMARTPDGPIVKEVKPTASIAWKKISYGDIKKQGKSVQVYDIKFNDTVNLNGIFERKLKKDFKPIRNLKTVFIDTGENGIFSAGEFETISTLGQMEFVTPEEIAENVVTEILGGNTGHDVVTALDQSEMGPTYRAGILKQYAVSKIKELEKKNKTNSVAFEMLGPPKLSKLLYEIHLIRLIYKNFNDYISKLNSSRTKKILNLVKQNDALRNEILSLGLPVLLPDGKTLLRGPQVIIPSANEGDLITIDKKKINKWAEEGWVDLRDDNWKKWEKRFKDIMKDAEKHNEEFLSSRHLFNNDYWDNFESINIGKVVGWLFINEEKGLRIKR; via the coding sequence ATGGACATACGAAATAAAAAAGTTTTGATTTTAGGCGGGTGGGGACTTGTCGGTTCTGCAATTGCAAGAAAGATAGTTGAAGAAAAACCAAAGCAAATAATTCTCACTTCGCTCAAAGAAAACGAAGCAAAGGAAATTTGCGCAGAGCTGTCCAAAGAATTTAAAAAGCCAAAAAATTATTTTCTTCCGTGGTGGGGAAATATTTTTGTCCGCAATATTTTCAAAGATTTACCCCGAAATAAATATCTCGATGATGAAAACAAACGTAGTATTTTAATACAAGATATAATTGACGAGCTTGATGATAAAATTTATAAAAGTTCATCTCTTTATGCTTTAATAAAGCAATTCAAGCCGCATGTAATTATCGATTGCATCAACACCGCAACCGCAATAGCATATCAAAACACTTACAGCGCTTACAAGGATATTTTCAGACAGACCTCTGATAAGAAAAATACTGATTACGAACGATTAAAAAGCTCAGTTGAAAAATCAATTTCATCTTCTTATATACCACAGCTTATTCGTCACGTTCAGATTCTGAATAATGCAATGGCTGAGTTTAAAACGAAAATTTATGTCAAAGTCGGTACGAGCGGCACGGGCGGAATGGGGCTGAATATTCCTTACACTCACAGTGAAGAAAAACCCTCGCGTGTATTGCTCAGCAAAGCAGCAGTTGCTGGCGCGCATACGTTATTATTATTTTTAATGGCGCGAACACCTGACGGACCAATCGTGAAAGAAGTAAAACCAACCGCATCGATTGCATGGAAGAAAATTTCTTACGGCGACATAAAAAAACAGGGTAAATCTGTTCAGGTTTATGATATAAAGTTTAATGATACTGTTAATCTAAATGGAATATTCGAGAGAAAGCTTAAGAAGGATTTTAAACCCATAAGAAATCTTAAAACGGTTTTCATTGACACAGGAGAAAACGGAATTTTTTCGGCAGGAGAGTTTGAAACGATTTCGACTTTGGGACAGATGGAATTTGTGACTCCCGAAGAAATTGCAGAAAATGTTGTAACCGAAATTCTTGGTGGAAACACCGGACATGACGTTGTAACTGCCCTGGACCAGTCGGAGATGGGCCCGACATATCGCGCGGGTATTCTAAAACAGTATGCTGTTTCAAAAATCAAAGAGCTTGAAAAGAAAAACAAGACTAATTCGGTTGCTTTTGAGATGCTCGGACCTCCGAAACTCTCAAAATTACTTTACGAAATTCATTTAATTAGACTTATTTATAAAAATTTCAATGATTATATTTCAAAGCTAAATAGCAGTCGAACGAAAAAAATCTTGAATTTAGTAAAGCAGAATGATGCTTTAAGAAATGAGATTTTATCGCTTGGTCTGCCTGTTCTTTTACCCGACGGAAAAACATTGTTGAGAGGTCCTCAAGTCATAATTCCTTCCGCAAACGAAGGTGATTTAATCACCATCGATAAGAAAAAAATCAATAAATGGGCTGAAGAAGGATGGGTTGATTTGCGTGATGATAACTGGAAGAAGTGGGAAAAGAGATTTAAGGACATTATGAAAGATGCAGAAAAACACAATGAAGAATTTCTGAGCTCAAGACATTTGTTCAATAATGATTACTGGGATAATTTCGAATCAATCAACATAGGAAAAGTCGTCGGATGGCTTTTCATCAACGAAGAAAAAGGATTAAGAATAAAAAGATAA
- a CDS encoding GIY-YIG nuclease family protein, which translates to MRSYYVYILANKRNGTLYIGVTNNLLQRVEQHKKKLIDGFSKKYGIDKLVYYEETNSVLAAIEREKQMKTWQRKWKIELIESINLGWKDLYYELGGI; encoded by the coding sequence TTGAGAAGCTATTATGTTTATATCTTGGCAAACAAAAGAAATGGAACTCTTTATATAGGGGTTACTAATAATTTACTCCAACGAGTTGAACAGCATAAGAAAAAATTAATTGATGGATTTTCTAAAAAATATGGAATTGATAAATTAGTTTATTATGAAGAAACTAACAGCGTACTAGCTGCAATAGAACGTGAAAAACAAATGAAAACATGGCAAAGAAAATGGAAAATAGAATTAATTGAGTCTATAAATCTTGGTTGGA
- a CDS encoding NADH-quinone oxidoreductase subunit M, which translates to MNNILSILIFLPIILSLPILFFKKENATLIKTYALAVTIITFIASLFLYFSFNPANGDFQFVEKTLWISLFNTYYFLGIDGISLLLIVLSTFIMPLCILASWNTVNKNLKNYYFLLLILLGGLIGVFCALDLVLFYVFWEFILIPMYFLIGVWGGENRIYATVKFFLYTMFGSVLLLIGIVWLGFLCTPLLGSFSTDLIALKSVSMNLPVNIQTYLFILFTLSFLIKVPLFPFHTWLPDAHVQAPTAGSVILAALLLKMGTYGLIRFSLTLFPAGFIVLTPYIVVLAVIGIVYGALLSIVQKDMKKLVAYSSVSHLGFIVLGIFALTTEAVQGGVIQMINHGLSTGALFLIVGMIYERRHTKEIAQFGGLMKVMPIFSIIFLVVVFSSIGLPGLNGFIGEFLVLIGAFNAPNLGTNVYVIISTTAVILSAVYLLWLYQRVMLGPVDKEENKGLKDISKMELASIIPIIVFIVWIGVSPNTFLKITENSVKNILVNFEQAKTRMVSENTNSGK; encoded by the coding sequence TTGAATAACATACTTTCCATACTCATCTTTTTACCGATAATTTTATCACTTCCGATTTTATTTTTTAAAAAAGAAAATGCAACCTTAATTAAGACGTATGCTCTGGCAGTTACTATCATAACTTTCATTGCATCGCTTTTCTTGTATTTCTCTTTCAATCCCGCAAATGGTGACTTCCAATTTGTTGAAAAGACTTTATGGATTTCACTTTTCAATACATATTACTTCCTGGGAATCGATGGGATATCGCTTTTATTAATTGTTCTCTCGACCTTCATAATGCCGCTCTGCATTCTCGCATCGTGGAATACAGTTAATAAGAATTTAAAGAATTATTATTTCTTGCTTTTAATTCTGCTTGGGGGATTAATTGGAGTTTTTTGCGCGCTTGACTTGGTTTTGTTTTATGTTTTCTGGGAATTCATTCTCATTCCAATGTATTTCCTCATCGGTGTTTGGGGCGGTGAAAACAGAATTTATGCTACGGTTAAATTTTTCTTATATACGATGTTCGGTAGTGTTCTTCTGCTTATAGGAATTGTATGGTTAGGGTTTTTGTGTACGCCATTGTTAGGTTCATTTAGCACCGACCTTATTGCACTGAAATCAGTTTCCATGAATTTACCTGTAAACATTCAGACATATTTATTCATATTATTTACATTAAGCTTTCTCATTAAAGTCCCGCTTTTTCCGTTTCACACGTGGCTTCCCGATGCTCACGTTCAGGCACCGACTGCAGGCAGCGTAATTCTTGCTGCGTTGCTTTTAAAAATGGGAACTTATGGTTTAATAAGATTTTCACTCACGCTTTTCCCGGCAGGGTTTATTGTTCTTACTCCATATATAGTAGTTCTGGCAGTAATCGGAATTGTTTATGGTGCCCTACTTTCAATTGTCCAAAAAGACATGAAAAAGTTGGTTGCTTATTCATCCGTCAGCCACCTTGGGTTTATAGTTTTGGGAATTTTTGCTTTGACCACTGAGGCAGTTCAGGGAGGTGTAATCCAGATGATAAACCACGGTTTATCTACGGGTGCTCTGTTCTTAATTGTGGGAATGATCTATGAACGCAGACATACCAAAGAAATCGCACAATTCGGCGGATTAATGAAAGTTATGCCGATTTTTTCAATAATATTTCTTGTCGTTGTATTTTCCTCAATTGGTTTGCCCGGTTTAAACGGTTTCATAGGAGAATTTTTGGTTCTCATTGGCGCGTTCAATGCCCCTAACCTTGGAACCAATGTTTACGTAATTATATCTACAACCGCGGTAATTTTATCTGCCGTATATTTGTTATGGTTATACCAGCGTGTTATGTTGGGACCGGTTGATAAAGAAGAGAACAAGGGCTTAAAAGATATTTCAAAAATGGAGCTTGCATCGATTATCCCGATTATTGTTTTTATAGTATGGATTGGAGTTTCTCCGAATACTTTCTTAAAAATTACCGAAAACAGTGTTAAAAATATTTTAGTTAATTTTGAGCAGGCAAAGACAAGAATGGTATCTGAAAATACGAATTCAGGTAAATAA